Sequence from the Nocardia brasiliensis genome:
CCTGACTATCGAGATCACCTGTGACACAGGAGGTTCAGTGAGTCGACGGTATAAGTCGGCGGATATCGGCGGTGTATCGAGAATTGCATACGCGCGGACAACGACGCGCCGTCGACAATGCTCGCGGCCCCGAATCCGGCGAAGATCCAGATGCCGCCTAGTCGTGCTTGGTGCCGAGGATCGCGACGACGGCACGGTGGATTACCTCGCCCACGCGCTACTCGCCGCAGTGCGTAGCGACCTGGTCGAGCACCTCGGCGACTGGCCGCCGGAGAAGTGGCAGGCGGGACTCGCCGCGCTGGTTCGCGCACCGGATGGGCACAACCCCTGGCCTGCAAGCGATCTCGCGAGCCCTGTCGATCAGGTGCGGTCGATCTCCGATGCCCCGCCCTGGCTGCGTCCGGCGAGCTCGACGGGTGTGAGCAGCATGCCCGCGATGACGGTAGTGAGGTATTCGCGGGTGGCGGTGAATTCGCCACGGATCCATGCGGCGACTAGTTCGAGCGTGCCGCTGACAATGGTGTAGGCGGCCATGTCGGTATCGACCGGCAGTACGGCGTTGTCGGGCAACAGTTCTCGAGTCATGGCGGCCATGGCGTCGGCGATGGTGCGCTGGGTGGTCAACCGGGCGCGATTGACGGCCTCGGTGGTGTGGGAGCCCAGCAGCAGCGCCTTGCGCCGCGGGTCGGCCGTGAGGAAGTCCAATGCGGCTTCGGCCGCGGCGTGGACCTGTGCGCGCAGTTGCGGTTCGGTGGCCAGCACGGCCCCGACCACGGCCGCGATGCCGTCGGCGGTCTGTTCCTGCGCAACGGCCTCGAGCAGGGTGTCGCGGTCGGCGAAATGCTCGTAGAAGTAGCGGTCGTTGAGATGGGCCCGCGCGCACACCGCGCGCTTGGTGACCGTGGCCGGGCCGCCCTCGGCGATCAGATCCAGCGCGGCGTCCAGGAGTGCGGCGCGGCGCCGCGACCGGCGTTCCGCCGCGCTGATGCCGCCGTAATCCCGTGTCGTCGCCATGCCGTGCCCCTCTTGCCGTGGGTCTTGACCGCAGCCCCAATTGTGGTGCACTCTAGCACCACAATATTTGGTGCCTCATGGCACCAAATGGCGGCGTGCGGTGCCGCACTGGTATCGCACGGCACGGCTAGTGGCAAAGGAGTCGGCCATGACCTGCCCTGTACATCCCGTGGGAAACGCGCGGACACCCACCGTGGCGCGGTCGGCTGCGAACACGGTCACCGATGGTGTGGTCCAGCGCTTCGAGGAGGTCGCCGGGTCGGTGTTCGTCGGCCTGTTCGCCGCCGCGCTGTTCGATCAGACGATGCTGCCGGAAGTCTCGGCCGCGCTGGTGGGCACCGGCCGGATCCGTTATGCCCCTTGGGGGCGGGCGCTGCGCACCGCCGCGTCGGATCAGATCGTGTTCCATGGCGACGAGGCCGATCGCCGGGCTGAGATGGCACGGCTCAAGCTGCTGCATCGCGATGTCAAAGGCGTCGGCGCCGACGGGGTCCGTTACAGCGCGCTGCATCCCGAGAGTTGGAACTGGATCCTGATCAGCACCTTCTTCATGTATCGCGGTGCGTTCGTGGCCATTGGCGGTGGAAAGCTCAGTGCCACAGACAATCAGGCGCTCTGGGAGCACTTCCGCACCCGACTCGACGACCTCCAGTTGCCGGGACGATCGCGACTGGTCGAGGAATATGCGGAGCTGTGCGGCTATTACGATCGCGTCGTCGCACAAAAGCTGCAGCCCACAGCGACTCTCGCCGATGCATGTCGGACCGTGCGTCGCGCGCCGCGGCCGCCGTTTCTGCCCGGTGTGACCGACCCGCTGTGGCGGCTGGCCCGGCCGGTCGCCGGGCACGTCGCGGAGATACTGGGGTACGGCATCATGCGTCCGGGTGTCCGGGCCGTATTGCCGATGCGCTGGACCCGCCGCCACGACCTCGAATTCGCCTTGCTCACAACGCTGATCCGCCTCGCCTACCGGTACCTGCCGACCTGGGCCACCGACACGCCCCTGGTCCGCAACCGCCGCCGATACCGACAGCTCATGGCCTCCTACCAGGGCATCGGGCTCATCTCCTTCGTCCCCGACGCCGACGTGCCGAGCACCGAGACCGCGGTTTGATCGCGTCGCTTCAACGGCGTAGGCGGAGCGCCGGCCCGCGTTGCCGCCGGGTTGGGTCGTACACCGGCTCGGCCTGCTGACAATTAGGCGCACCAGAGCCGCGAAAGATCGAACATACGTTCTATTGTGCGGTAGTCTGACTCGCGTGAAAACACCTTCGACCGCGCTCGCGCCGGATGTACCGGGATGGCCGGACCTGGCCGATGTCGACCTGCTGCGTACCCTCGTCGAAACCGAACGTCGCAGGCGGCGACTGGACGCCGCGATGCGTGCGGCCGTCGCCGAAGCCGAACGGCGTGGCCTCGCCGCCGGCACCGGCTATCGCGACACCGCCGAGCTACTGACCGATCTACTGCGGATCACCACCAACGAAGCGCGCCGCCGCATCGAGTACGCGGCCCCGCAACCTCGCCCCCGCGTCAGGAAGATGTGGCGCGCCCTGGCCCCGGCGAGCTGATCCGAGTGCCTCGGCCTGCCGCGGGGGAGTCGTCGATCGGCGATCGTGTCGGTGGCGGGAACATGATCGCGATCGGGCGGGTTGACGTGGTCAGATCGACGACGAGGTGAGGGTGCGATGACCAAGCCGAACGACCCGGCCTACCACTGGAACAACGCCGAGCTGGACCTCGACGGGTATCTGGCGCGGATCGGGTTCGACGGGGAGCTCGCGCCGACAGTGCGAACGCTGCGGGAGTTGGTGCGGTTGCACACCACCACCATTCCCTTCGAGAACCTGGAGATCATTCTCGGGCGGCCGATCCTGCTCGATCTGGAGTCCTTGCAGAACAAGCTGATTCGGCAGCGGCGTGGCGGTTACTGCTACGAGCACGTCACCTTGTTCGCCGCGGTGCTGGAACGGCTCGGCTATGGCGTGATCGGCTTCAACGGCCGGGTGACGATGGGTGCGGAGCAGGGCCTGCGCCCGGCCACGCACGCGCTGCTGCGGGTGACGACGGCCGATGACGACCGGGTCTGGCTGGTCGATGTAGGGTTCGGGTCAGGTCCGCTGGAGCCCTACGAATTGTCCACCGAGACCGGTGAATTCAAGGCGGGCGCGTGGCGTTTCCGGCTCGAGCACACCCTCGGCGAGCTGGACAGCGATCGGTGGGTGCTGCATCAGTTCGGCGCGGACGGCTGGATCGACCGCTACACCTTCGCGACCACACCGCAGTACCGGATCGACTTCGCGGTCGGCAACCATTTCGTATCCACCTCGCCGCGTTCGCCGTTCACCACCCGGCCGTACGCGCACCGCTTCCTGCCCGACGCCGACCACATGATCGACGGCACCACCGTGGTCACCACCCGCCCGGACGGCAGCAGCGAGACCAGGGAGATCGAGGTGTCCGAGGTGCCGAAGATTCTGGCCGAACTGTTCGACATCGACCTCACCGAAGCCGATGCCGCGGTGCTGGCCGAGGGGAAATGGCAGCAGCGCTGAACGGGGCGTCGCAGCTGCCCTCCGGAACTACCTGAGGTTACAGTCGGCGGGGTGCGTAACCACCGCAAGTGCCTCGCCCTGTTCGCCGCACCCGCGCTCGTGCTCGCGGCCTGCTCGTCCGGACCGGACCAGCCCGACACGGTCGCCGGCCAGTTCGCCGACGCGCTGAACCGCGACGATGTCGCCGCGGCGGCCAACCTGACCGACGATCCCGCGAAGGCCACCGACGCCCTCGGCAAGCTCTACGACGGCCTGGGCAAGGAGGTGCGCTTCGATGTCCGTTCGATCGACAAGGGCTCCTTCACCTTGGCCGCGACCTGGAAGCTCGGCAAGGACGGCAAGTCCGAGTGGACCTACACCACCACCGGCACCGCGAACGATCGCGGCGACGGCTGGAAGATCGCCTGGAATCCGGACACGGTCGCGCCCGGCCTCGCGGCCGGGCCGCTGACCTACAGCCCGGTCTACCCGCAGCCGGCCCGGGTGCTCGATGCCAGCGGGGGCGATCTGATGACCCAGCAGGTGGTCACGCTGGTGAACGTGAGCCCCGGCGCGGACACCGGCGCGCTGGCCGGGCTGCTCGGACCGATCTCGCCCGGTATCACGGCCGCCTCGCTGCAGTCGGAACTCGCTGCGGCGCAGGGCAAACCGATCACCGCGATCAGTCTGCGCGACGCCGACATCGCGCCGATCCAGGCGCAGCTCGCCGCGTTACCGGGCGTTACGCTCGCGCCGCAGACCAGGCTGCTCACCACGGACAAGGCGCTGTCCTCGCCAGTGCTGTCCGGACTCACCGAGCTGTGGCAGCAGAGCGCCGAGGAGAACGCGGGCTGGGCGGTGCGCGCGCAAACCGCGGACGGCACCGAGCGGGTCGCCGGTCAAGAGGCGAAGCCGACCACCGATATCGCCACCACCCTGAACATCGACCTGCAGCAGGCGGCCGAGGCGGCGCTGGCGCCGATCACCCAGCCCGCCGCGATCGTCGCCCTGCAGCCCTCCACCGGCAATGTCGTCGCGGTCGCGCAGAACGAGGCCGCCGACGAGCAGGGCCCGATCGCACTCACCGGTCTGTATCCGCCCGGCTCGACCTTCAAGACGGTGACCGTCTCGGCCGCGCTGGAGGCGGGCGCGGTGACCCCGGACACGGTGCTGCCGTGCCCCGGTGTGGCGACCATCGAGGGCAGGCGCATCCCCAACGACAACAACTTCGACCTCGGGTCGGTGCCGCTGCACACCGCGTTCGCGCGTTCGTGCAACACCACGATGGGCGCGCTCGCGGTGCGGCTGCCCGCCGACGCGCTGACCAACGCCGCGGCCCAGCTCGGCCTCGGCATCGACTACGTCACACCGGGTTTGACCACCGTCACCGGCAAGGTGCCGCCCGCCGACACCCCGGCCCTGCGGGTCGAATCCGCCATCGGCCAAGGAAAAGTCACCGCGACCCCGTTCGGCATGGCATTGGTCGCCGCGTCGATCGCGCACGGTTCGACGCCGGCGCCCGCGATCGTCAAGGGCAAGCCCGCCACCGCGGACAAGACGCCCGCACCGTTGCCCGCCGCGGTCGCCGAGCAGGTCAAGGCGATGATGCGGGAGACCGTGACCGCGGGCACAGCCACGCAGCTGCGGGATATTCCCGGACTGCTCGGCAAGACCGGCACCGCGGAGTTCATCGACGACAAGCACGCGCACGGCTGGTTCGTCGGGATCGCCGATGACCTGGCGTTTGCCGTGTTCGTCAACGACGCCAACAGTTCTGGTCCCGCGGTCGACGCGGCGGGTCGGATGCTGCGCGCCGTGCGGTAGATCCGGCGCCGCGCTACGCGCGCACAATTCGCCCATGCTGAGGAGCGCGGAAGTTCGGTGGCCAGCTACACTCGTCCCCGGACCGCGTCTGTAAGCAATATGCGGGATGTCACGATTTCGAGAAGGTTCGGAGTAGGCGCCATCGATACCGGTCAGTTGATCGCGGAGCACTACCGCCTGGTCGAGCGGATTGGTAGCGGCGGCACAGGCGTGGTTTGGCGTGCCATCGATGAGCGCCTGCAACGCTCGGTGGCCGTCAAGCAGATCCATATCAAGCCGAGCCTGCCCGAGGCCGAGCGTGATGTGGTGCGCCAACGTGCGATCCGGGAGGCCCGCAACGCCGCCCGCTTCCAGCATCCCAATGCGATCGTCGTGTTCGACATCACCGAGCATCAGGGCGACCCCTGCCTGGTGATGGAGTACCTGAAATCCAACAGCCTGGCCGCGGTGCTCTCCACCCAGGGCCCGCTGCCGCTGACCCATGTCGCGCGCATCGGCGAGCAGGTCGCCTCGGCGTTGATCGCCGCGCACCAGGCGGGCATCGTGCACCGGGACGTCAAGCCGGGCAACATCTTGCTCGACGATCACGGCACCGTGAAGATCACCGACTTCGGCATCTCGCGGGCCGCGGGCGATGTCACGCTCACCGAGACCGGCCTGATCTGCGGTACCGCCGCCTACCTCGCGCCGGAGATGGCGCGCGGCGCCGATCCGACCCCCGCCTCGGACGTGTTCGCCTTGGGGGCAACGCTTTTCCACGCGCTGGAGGGCGAGCCGCCCTACGGCGCGAACGCCAACCCGCTCGCGGTGCTCTACGCCGCCGCGAACGGTCAGGTCAGTGAACCGCGAAACGCCGGTCCGGCAACGGATTTCCTGCTCGACCTGCTCAGCCCGGACCCGCAGGAGCGGCCGACCATGCGCGCGGCGCTCGACCACCTCGCCGCCTTCGCCGACTCCGGCCCCGCGCCGGTGGCCGCCGGATTCGTCCCAGCCAGTGAGGCTTTCGCGCGGCGCCGCAACGGCGCGCCGGAGTCGGCGACGCGCGCGCTGCGTCCGTCGGCGGCCGCGGGCGCCACGCACAACCCGACCGAGCGCCAACTTCCGCCGGAGCGCCAGCACCTGCCCGACCGGCAGGCCAGGCCGCGGCCCGCGCCGCGTCCGGCGCAGCACAACACCGCGGCGCACCCGCGCACCGCGACCCAGCCGCGACCGGTGCCGCGCAAGTCCGGCAGCAAGCGCAAGGCCGTGCTGGTCGGCGCGCTGATCGGCGGAATCATCGCCGCGGTGGCGGTGAGCATCGCCGCGATGTCCCGTGAGGACGCGAACCAGCCTGCGGTGCAGGCGAACCCGCCGACGTCGAGCGTGTCCTCCGGTCGCCCGGGGACGTCGACGCCGTCCGGTCCGGTGGGGCAGACGCCGAGCGAGGGCACGGTGAACGAGGGAGCCGCCGCCCAGCTGGTGGTGCAGTTCTACAACAATGCGGGTTCCTCTTGGTCGCTGCTCACCCCGGCAGCACAGAAGGTTTACGGCAGCGAGTCGCAGTATCGCCAGTATTGGGACACGCACACCATCGACACCTTCGCCAGCATCGCCAGGGAAGGTGCCAACAAGTCCGACGGCGCCCTGGACATCAAACTGGCCAGCCTCGTCGTCGACGGCCAGAGCAAGCCGCTGATCCTGCGCGTCGTCGACCGCGGCGGCAAGCTCATGATCGACAGCGACACCCGATTCCCCACCGCCGGCTGACCGGACGTGCGCCCGGCGCACGGTCGCTACCGGTGAGCTGCGCCGAGACGCCGGCGCGGTATCGCGCCGCGCGGCTGAGCGGACCGGGGGGATAACGGGTGGCGTGCGCCCATTAGGCTGGTAGCTGCAACTTTCCTGTTGCGGATCAGCTGAAGACAAGGATCGCCACCACATGACAACCCGCATCGAGCTCGCCCGCGTCGATCTGCGCGGTCGCACTCCCTCCGTTGCCGAGCTGCGCGCCGCGCTGCCGCGCGGGGGAGTCGACGTGGACTCGGTGCTGCATCATGTGCGGCCGGTGGTCGAGGCGATCCGGGACAACGGGGTCGCGGCGGCGCAGGAGTTCAGCGAGAAGTTCGACGGGGTGATCCCCGCCACGGTGCGGGTGCCCGCGGCCGAGCTGGAGAAGGCGCTGGCCGAGCTCGATCCCGCGGTGCGCGCGGCGCTGGCGGAATCCATCGCCAGGGCCAGGAAGGTGCACGCCGATCAGCGCCGCACCGACAAGACCACCGAGGTGGTGCCCGGCGGCACCGTCACCGAGCGCTGGGTGCCGGTCGAGCGGGTCGGGCTGTATGTGCCCGGCGGCAACGCGGTCTACCCGTCGAGTGTGGTGATGAACGTGGTGCCCGCGCAGACCGCCGGTGTCGGCTCGCTCGTGGTCGCCTCCCCGCCGCAGGCCCAGTTCGGCGGGCTGCCGCACCCCACGATCCTGGCGGCGGCGCGGCTGCTCGGCGTCGACGAGGTGTGGGCGGTCGGCGGCGCGCAAGGGGTGGCGCTGCTGTCCTACGGCGGCGTCGACACCGACGGCGCGCAGCTGGAGCCGGTCGACCTGATCACCGGACCGGGCAATATCTACGTCACCGCGGCGAAGCGGCTGTGCCGCGGGCTGGTCGGCATCGACGCCGAAGCGGGCCCGACCGAGATCGCGATCCTGGCCGACGCCACCGCGGATCCCGGGCACGTGGCTGCCGACCTGATCAGCCAGGCCGAGCACGACGTGCTCGCCGCCAGCGTGCTCGTCACCGACAGCGTCGAGCTGGCCGACGCGGTCGATGCCGCGCTGACCCGGCAGCTGAGCGTGGTCAAGCACGCGCAACGGGTCACCGAGGCGTTGCGCGGCAAGCAATCCGGCACGGTGCTCGTCGACGACGTCGAGCAGGGTCTGCGGGTGGTCAACGCCTATGCGGCCGAGCACCTGGAGATCCAGACCGCCGACGCCGCCGCGGTCGCGGGCCGGGTGCGCAGTGCCGGTGCGGTTTTCGTCGGCGCGTACGCCCCGGTGAGCCTCGGCGACTACTGCGCCGGGTCCAACCACGTGCTGCCGACCGCCGGATGCGCAAGGCACTCTTCGGGTTTGAGCGTGCAGACCTTCCTGCGCGGCATCCACGTGGTCGAGTACACCGAGGCGGCGCTGAAGGATGTCGCCGGGCACGTGGTCGCGCTGGCGAACGCGGAGGATCTGCCCGCGCACGGTCAGGCCGTGCAGGCGCGTTTCGAGGCGCTGTCATGAGCGAACGAAGAGAGCGAATCATGACACAGCGCGCATCGCGCATGACGGAGCCGAGCGCCGGCGAGGTGCGGTCATGAGCCGTCCCGCGACCGTGCCCGGGTCGGGGATCGGCCTCGACGACCTGCCGCTACGGGAGAGTCTGCGCGGCAAGAAGCCCTACGGCGCACCGCAATTGACGGTGCCGGTGCAGTTGAACACCAACGAGAACCCGCACCCGCCAAGCCGCGCCCTGATCGACGACGTCGCCGAATCCATCCGGATCGCCGCCGAGGACCTGCACCGCTACCCGGACCGGGACGCGGTGGCGCTGCGCGCCGACCTCGCCGAATACCTCACCCGGCAAACGGGTGTCGCGGTGACCGGTGGCAACGTCTGGGCCGCCAACGGTTCCAACGAGATCCTGCAGCAGCTGTTGCAGGCGTTCGGCGGGCCGGGCCGCAGCGCACTGGGTTTCGTGCCGTCGTATTCGATGCACCCGATCATCTCCGAGGGCATCGACACCGAGTGGGTCGAGGCGAAACGCAGCGCCGATTTCTCCCTCGACATCGACTACGCGGTGGCCGCGATCGCCGAGCGCACGCCGGACGTGGTGTTCGTGACCAGCCCGAACAATCCGACGGGGCACAGCATTCCGGTGGCGGAGCTGGCGCGGATCATCGAGGCAGCGCCGGGCATCGTGGTGGTCGACGAGGCCTACGGCGAGTTCTCGGCGCAGCCGAGCGCGCTCGGCCTGATCGACCGGTTCCCCAGCAAGCTGGTGGTGACCAGGACGATGAGCAAGGCCTTCGCCTTCGCGGGCGGTCGCCTGGGCTACCTGATCGCCGCGCCCGCGGTGATCGACGCGATGCTGCTGGTGCGGCTGCCCTACCACCTGTCGGTGGTCACCCAGGCCGCCGCGCGAGCCGCGTTGCGGCACGCGGACGAAACGCTCGGCAGCGTGGCCGAACTCGCCGCGCAGCGGGACCGGGTCGCGGCGCAACTGCGCGAGCTGGGCTTCGACGTGGTGCCGAGCGACGCGAACTTCCTGCTGTTCGGGCGGTTCCTGGACGCGCCGCGCACCTGGCAGCGCTACCTGGACCACGGCGTGTTGATCCGCGACGTCGGCATCCCCGGCTACCTGCGCACCACGATCGGCCTCGCCGCGGAGAACGACGAATTCCTGAAGGTCAGCCGCGTGCTGGTCGACACCGACCTGACGCCCCGATGAATCCGCCTGTGGAGGAAGCAATGACGAACCGAACCGCGCGGGTGGAGCGCATCACCAAGGAATCCAGCATCGTGGTGGAGCTGGACCTCGACGGCACCGGCAAGACCGAGATCGCCACCGGCGTCCCGTTCTACGACCACATGCTGACCGCGCTCGGCGCCCACGCCAGCTTCGATCTGACCGTGCGGGCCGAGGGCGATATCGAGATCGAGGCGCACCACACCGTCGAGGACACCGCGATCGTGTTCGGCCAGGCGCTGGGAAAGGCGTTGGGGGACAAGGCCGGTATCCGCCGCTTCGGTGACGCCTACATCCCCATGGACGAGACTCTGGCGCACGCCGCGGTCGACGTGTCCGGCCGGCCGTACTGCGTGCACACCGGCGAGCCGGAGCACCTGCTGCACGCGGTGATTCCGGGATCTGGCCCCGGCGCGCCGTACTCGACGGTGCTGAACCGGCACGTCTTCGAGTCGATCGCGTTGAACGCGCGGATCGCGCTGCACGTCCGCGTGCTCTACGGCCGCGACCAGCACCACGTCACCGAGGCCGAGTTCAAGGCGGTGGCCCGGGCGCTGCGCGCCGCCGTCGAGATCGATCCGCGGGTGCAGGGCGTGCCGTCCACCAAGGGGACGCTGTGAGCCTGAAATCTGTTGCGCTGCTGGACTACGGGTCCGGGAACCTGCACTCCGCCGAGCGGGCGCTGGTGCGCGCGGGCGCCAAGGTCGAGGTGACGGCCGATCCCGAGATCGCCTTGGCCGCCGATGGTCTCGTGGTGCCCGGGGTCGGTGCGTATGCCGCCTGTATGGCGGGGCTGCGCGCGGTGCGCGGTGAGCGGATGATCGGTCAGCGGCTCGCCGGCGGCAGGCCGGTGCTCGGCATCTGTGTCGGCATGCAGATCCTGTTCGAGCGCGGGGTCGAGTTCGGGGTGGAGACCGAGGGCTGCGCCGAATGGCCCGGCACCGTCGAGCGATTGGCCGCACCCGTGCTGCCGCACATGGGCTGGAACACCGTCGCCGCGCCCGCCGACAGCATGCTGTTCGCCGGAATGGACGCCGACACCCGCTTCTACTTCGTGCACTCCTACGCCGCACAGACCTGGGAGCTGCCGCCCGGCCAGCATTTCGCGGAGCCGAAACTCACCTGGGCCGAGCACGGCGTGCCGTTCCTCGCCGCGGTGGAGAACGGGGCGCTCTCGGCGACCCAGTTCCACCCCGAGAAGTCCGGCGACGCCGGCGCCCAGCTGCTGCGCAACTGGGTGCTGTCGCTTTAGCCCTGGGGGTCAGTCGGTCTCGGCCCGGTTGACCAGCCACCGGCCGTCCACGTTCACGACGGTGACCAGCAGCGAGAGCTTGTTGGTCTTGGGCAGGCCCGCGGTGGCGTCGCTGGTGGTGGTCTGCACGACGGTGAGGGTCACGTCGGCCTGGTTCGCGTCGCCGGAGACGACGCGGCAGTCCACCGAATTGACCTCCGCCCTGGTGTGATTGGCGGCGAGCTCGGCCTGGATCGTCGGCTGGGCCTGCTCGAATTGGTCCCGGAAGTCGCCGACGGTGACCTCGCGCATGCCCGACACGTGCGCGCCGAAGTCCGCGTAGTCGTATGTGCCTGCGATGCGGCCGAACTCGCACCCGGCCAGCCTGGCCTGCTCGGGTGCGGCGGCCGCGGCGGTCGGCGCGGCGGCGATGCCCGCCAGGCAGCAGGCCGCCGAGAGGGTGGACAGGGCGGCAAGAGTCGAGCGTGACATACGGGAACCCCAAGGGAGAGTACGGAATAGGCGATCGGAGTGAGCGCCGAGCCGAGACACTACCGGGCCGAGAGCCGCCGCGCCGGGTGCTCGGCGTAGCGCACCGCGCCCGCCATGCGCGCGCACGCTGATCCACGCGAGTGCCCCGCCTCGGCTCGGTCGATCCCGTGGTGGGTGCTGCCGGCACGGGCTACATTGGCCGTCATGGCGATCGCGCGCGACGGGGCGCCGGACAGGCTCGGGGCTATGCCGACACGACTGCTCGATCAAGTCGCGCTGCTGGCCAATCGGGCCGCGGAGCGAGCTCTGACCAGTACCGGCTCGCGGCGGCACCACTACGCGCTGCTCGCGGTGCTGGGTGAGACGGGCGCCGCGGGCCAGGCCGAAATCGGCAGGCGCACCAGGATCGACCGCAGCGACATCGTCACCACGGTCAACGAACTGGTCGCGCGCGGCTTCGTGGAACGCGGCCCGGACCCGGGCGATCGCCGCCGCAAG
This genomic interval carries:
- a CDS encoding TetR/AcrR family transcriptional regulator; translated protein: MATTRDYGGISAAERRSRRRAALLDAALDLIAEGGPATVTKRAVCARAHLNDRYFYEHFADRDTLLEAVAQEQTADGIAAVVGAVLATEPQLRAQVHAAAEAALDFLTADPRRKALLLGSHTTEAVNRARLTTQRTIADAMAAMTRELLPDNAVLPVDTDMAAYTIVSGTLELVAAWIRGEFTATREYLTTVIAGMLLTPVELAGRSQGGASEIDRT
- a CDS encoding oxygenase MpaB family protein is translated as MFVGLFAAALFDQTMLPEVSAALVGTGRIRYAPWGRALRTAASDQIVFHGDEADRRAEMARLKLLHRDVKGVGADGVRYSALHPESWNWILISTFFMYRGAFVAIGGGKLSATDNQALWEHFRTRLDDLQLPGRSRLVEEYAELCGYYDRVVAQKLQPTATLADACRTVRRAPRPPFLPGVTDPLWRLARPVAGHVAEILGYGIMRPGVRAVLPMRWTRRHDLEFALLTTLIRLAYRYLPTWATDTPLVRNRRRYRQLMASYQGIGLISFVPDADVPSTETAV
- a CDS encoding DUF222 domain-containing protein, whose product is MKTPSTALAPDVPGWPDLADVDLLRTLVETERRRRRLDAAMRAAVAEAERRGLAAGTGYRDTAELLTDLLRITTNEARRRIEYAAPQPRPRVRKMWRALAPAS
- a CDS encoding arylamine N-acetyltransferase family protein, giving the protein MTKPNDPAYHWNNAELDLDGYLARIGFDGELAPTVRTLRELVRLHTTTIPFENLEIILGRPILLDLESLQNKLIRQRRGGYCYEHVTLFAAVLERLGYGVIGFNGRVTMGAEQGLRPATHALLRVTTADDDRVWLVDVGFGSGPLEPYELSTETGEFKAGAWRFRLEHTLGELDSDRWVLHQFGADGWIDRYTFATTPQYRIDFAVGNHFVSTSPRSPFTTRPYAHRFLPDADHMIDGTTVVTTRPDGSSETREIEVSEVPKILAELFDIDLTEADAAVLAEGKWQQR
- a CDS encoding penicillin-binding transpeptidase domain-containing protein, with translation MRNHRKCLALFAAPALVLAACSSGPDQPDTVAGQFADALNRDDVAAAANLTDDPAKATDALGKLYDGLGKEVRFDVRSIDKGSFTLAATWKLGKDGKSEWTYTTTGTANDRGDGWKIAWNPDTVAPGLAAGPLTYSPVYPQPARVLDASGGDLMTQQVVTLVNVSPGADTGALAGLLGPISPGITAASLQSELAAAQGKPITAISLRDADIAPIQAQLAALPGVTLAPQTRLLTTDKALSSPVLSGLTELWQQSAEENAGWAVRAQTADGTERVAGQEAKPTTDIATTLNIDLQQAAEAALAPITQPAAIVALQPSTGNVVAVAQNEAADEQGPIALTGLYPPGSTFKTVTVSAALEAGAVTPDTVLPCPGVATIEGRRIPNDNNFDLGSVPLHTAFARSCNTTMGALAVRLPADALTNAAAQLGLGIDYVTPGLTTVTGKVPPADTPALRVESAIGQGKVTATPFGMALVAASIAHGSTPAPAIVKGKPATADKTPAPLPAAVAEQVKAMMRETVTAGTATQLRDIPGLLGKTGTAEFIDDKHAHGWFVGIADDLAFAVFVNDANSSGPAVDAAGRMLRAVR
- a CDS encoding serine/threonine-protein kinase, coding for MRDVTISRRFGVGAIDTGQLIAEHYRLVERIGSGGTGVVWRAIDERLQRSVAVKQIHIKPSLPEAERDVVRQRAIREARNAARFQHPNAIVVFDITEHQGDPCLVMEYLKSNSLAAVLSTQGPLPLTHVARIGEQVASALIAAHQAGIVHRDVKPGNILLDDHGTVKITDFGISRAAGDVTLTETGLICGTAAYLAPEMARGADPTPASDVFALGATLFHALEGEPPYGANANPLAVLYAAANGQVSEPRNAGPATDFLLDLLSPDPQERPTMRAALDHLAAFADSGPAPVAAGFVPASEAFARRRNGAPESATRALRPSAAAGATHNPTERQLPPERQHLPDRQARPRPAPRPAQHNTAAHPRTATQPRPVPRKSGSKRKAVLVGALIGGIIAAVAVSIAAMSREDANQPAVQANPPTSSVSSGRPGTSTPSGPVGQTPSEGTVNEGAAAQLVVQFYNNAGSSWSLLTPAAQKVYGSESQYRQYWDTHTIDTFASIAREGANKSDGALDIKLASLVVDGQSKPLILRVVDRGGKLMIDSDTRFPTAG
- the hisD gene encoding histidinol dehydrogenase, with protein sequence MTTRIELARVDLRGRTPSVAELRAALPRGGVDVDSVLHHVRPVVEAIRDNGVAAAQEFSEKFDGVIPATVRVPAAELEKALAELDPAVRAALAESIARARKVHADQRRTDKTTEVVPGGTVTERWVPVERVGLYVPGGNAVYPSSVVMNVVPAQTAGVGSLVVASPPQAQFGGLPHPTILAAARLLGVDEVWAVGGAQGVALLSYGGVDTDGAQLEPVDLITGPGNIYVTAAKRLCRGLVGIDAEAGPTEIAILADATADPGHVAADLISQAEHDVLAASVLVTDSVELADAVDAALTRQLSVVKHAQRVTEALRGKQSGTVLVDDVEQGLRVVNAYAAEHLEIQTADAAAVAGRVRSAGAVFVGAYAPVSLGDYCAGSNHVLPTAGCARHSSGLSVQTFLRGIHVVEYTEAALKDVAGHVVALANAEDLPAHGQAVQARFEALS
- a CDS encoding histidinol-phosphate transaminase; translation: MSRPATVPGSGIGLDDLPLRESLRGKKPYGAPQLTVPVQLNTNENPHPPSRALIDDVAESIRIAAEDLHRYPDRDAVALRADLAEYLTRQTGVAVTGGNVWAANGSNEILQQLLQAFGGPGRSALGFVPSYSMHPIISEGIDTEWVEAKRSADFSLDIDYAVAAIAERTPDVVFVTSPNNPTGHSIPVAELARIIEAAPGIVVVDEAYGEFSAQPSALGLIDRFPSKLVVTRTMSKAFAFAGGRLGYLIAAPAVIDAMLLVRLPYHLSVVTQAAARAALRHADETLGSVAELAAQRDRVAAQLRELGFDVVPSDANFLLFGRFLDAPRTWQRYLDHGVLIRDVGIPGYLRTTIGLAAENDEFLKVSRVLVDTDLTPR
- the hisB gene encoding imidazoleglycerol-phosphate dehydratase HisB; the encoded protein is MTNRTARVERITKESSIVVELDLDGTGKTEIATGVPFYDHMLTALGAHASFDLTVRAEGDIEIEAHHTVEDTAIVFGQALGKALGDKAGIRRFGDAYIPMDETLAHAAVDVSGRPYCVHTGEPEHLLHAVIPGSGPGAPYSTVLNRHVFESIALNARIALHVRVLYGRDQHHVTEAEFKAVARALRAAVEIDPRVQGVPSTKGTL
- the hisH gene encoding imidazole glycerol phosphate synthase subunit HisH; this encodes MSLKSVALLDYGSGNLHSAERALVRAGAKVEVTADPEIALAADGLVVPGVGAYAACMAGLRAVRGERMIGQRLAGGRPVLGICVGMQILFERGVEFGVETEGCAEWPGTVERLAAPVLPHMGWNTVAAPADSMLFAGMDADTRFYFVHSYAAQTWELPPGQHFAEPKLTWAEHGVPFLAAVENGALSATQFHPEKSGDAGAQLLRNWVLSL